One Pristiophorus japonicus isolate sPriJap1 chromosome 19, sPriJap1.hap1, whole genome shotgun sequence genomic window carries:
- the LOC139230123 gene encoding histone H1.10-like, whose protein sequence is MADIAVAAQTDAPAAAAAQAAALAPSLPTGVAGPAAALAVAKKKSAYRLPKTGTNATAALTEQILEAVAATKERQAAAPATLATMKKTISASGYELEKGCAGLGGGGLDLARSSHSLNHHHHHNSKILVGGGPPASAQPETAVREAKKKPVRPRKPSPKRAAAKKTHKNVKGPKVAKKSKTNPRKAPKRPAASRTAGRKQRAPKKR, encoded by the coding sequence ATGGCTGACATTGCTGTAGCTGCCCAGACTGATGCACCCGCGGCCGCTGCTGCTCAGGCCGCCGCCCTCGCACCTTCCCTTCCCACCGGTGTAGCCGGCCCTGCCGCCGCGCTTGCCGTCGCCAAGAAGAAGAGCGCCTACCGGCTGCCGAAGACGGGGACCAACGCCACCGCCGCATTGACCGAGCAGATCCTGGAGGCGGTGGCCGCCACCAAGGAGCGCCAGGCCGCCGCTCCCGCCACCCTGGCCACCATGAAGAAGACCATCTCGGCCTCCGGCTACGAGCTGGAAAAAGGGTGCGCCGGCCTCGGAGGGGGCGGCCTCGACCTCGCCCGCTCCAGCCACTCCCTCAACCATCACCACCACCATAACAGCAAAATCCTGGTTGGCGGCGGGCCCCCGGCTTCTGCCCAGCCGGAGACTGCAGTTCGCGAAGCCAAGAAGAAACCGGTTAGGCCCAGGAAGCCGTCTCCCAAGAGGGCGGCGGCTAAAAAGACCCATAAAAACGTTAAGGGGCCGAAAGTCGCCAAGAAGTCGAAGACCAATCCGAGAAAAGCCCCCAAGCGGCCCGCAGCCTCGCGGACTGCGGGGCGTAAGCAACGGGCCCCGAAGAAGAGGTAG
- the LOC139229736 gene encoding histone H2B 8-like, whose amino-acid sequence MPDAGKGASRKASKQSLTKVSKRAPKKRRKIRKQSYSIFVYRVLTQVHPSTRISSKAMSVMNSFVNDIFERIASEASHLIHYNKRRTISAREIQSAVRLMLPGELAKHAVSEGTKAVTKYTNSV is encoded by the coding sequence ATGCCGGATGCGGGCAAGGGAGCGTCCCGAAAGGCATCGAAACAGTCGCTTACCAAAGTTAGCAAGAGAGCTCCTAAGAAGCGGAGGAAAATCCGCAAGCAAAGCTACTCCATCTTCGTATACAGAGTGTTAACCCAGGTTCATCCCTCCACCCGGATCTCCTCCAAAGCCATGAGTGTGATGAACTCATTCGTTAACGACATCTTCGAGCGCATCGCCTCCGAGGCTTCGCACCTCATTCACTACAACAAGCGGCGCACCATCTCGGCCCGGGAGATCCAGAGCGCCGTCCGCCTCATGCTGCCGGGGGAACTGGCCAAACACGCCGTCTCCGAGGGCACGAAAGCGGTCACCAAATACACCAACTCTGTTTAG
- the LOC139229733 gene encoding histone H2A-like has product MSGRGKTGGKGRAKSKTRSSRAGLQFPVGRIHRLLRKGHYAERVGAGAPVYLAAVLEYLTAEILELAGNAARDNKKTRIIPRHLQLAIRNDEELNKLLGGVTIAQGGVLPNIQAVLLPKKTGHASKVYT; this is encoded by the coding sequence ATGTCGGGCCGCGGTAAAACTGGAGGCAAAGGGCGCGCCAAGTCCAAGACCCGCTCCTCCCGAGCCGGCCTGCAGTTCCCGGTCGGCCGCATCCACCGCCTGCTGCGCAAGGGTCACTACGCCGAGCGGGTGggggccggagccccggtctacctgGCCGCCGTCCTCGAGTACCTGACCGCCGAGATCCTGGAGTTGGCCGGCAACGCCGCCcgtgacaacaagaagacccgcatcatcccccgcCACCTGCAGctcgccatccgcaacgacgaggagctcaacaagctgctgggtggGGTGACCATAGCCCAGGGCGGGGTCCTGCCCAACATCCAGgccgtgctgctgcccaagaaaaccggaCACGCCAGCAAGGTTTATACCTGA
- the LOC139229729 gene encoding histone H1-like, giving the protein MADNSQKAAAVDDDMSETGAVEKEVAMAKKRRQQQHHYHHHPKQQKRSPQRRKKAATGPTVTQRILQLAAATRRRRGISLAALKKALSAKGYDVSRNNTRVNHTVRYLVSKGSLVQTTGTGASGSFRLNRSKNRVDAAAASAPPLAVTSAAAVLSSVMKEEKRSSATKLTASPSRKKLAAAVRRNRRPPTAARRPAKARKAAQQPAGRRRVTKPKFATGRARGRGATAARGHLKQPRAAGRTAARLYRNYKKAAKAKTNKARRRCSPGAKPKRPVGRPPKNPARYRGNYACR; this is encoded by the coding sequence aTGGCTGACAACAGCCAGAAGGCGGCGGCGGTGGACGACGACATGAGCGAAACGGGCGCGGTGGAGAAGGAGGTGGCGATGGCCAAGAAGAGGAGGCAGCAACAACACCACTACCACCACCACCCGAAGCAGCAGAAGCGCAGCCCGCAGCGCCGCAAGAAGGCGGCGACGGGCCCCACCGTCACCCAGCGCATCCTGCAGCTTGCGGCCGCCACCCGCCGGCGCCGCGGCATCTCGCTGGCCGCCCTCAAGAAGGCGCTGTCGGCCAAGGGTTACGACGTGAGCCGCAACAACACCCGTGTCAACCACACCGTGCGGTACCTGGTGAGCAAAGGATCGCTGGTGCAGACGACCGGTACCGGCGCCTCTGGCTCCTTCAGGCTCAACCGCTCCAAGAACCGGGTGGACGCGGCGGCGGCGTCCGCACCGCCTTTGGCTGTCACCTCGGCGGCCGCCGTCCTGTCGTCGGTGATGAAGGAAGAGAAGAGAAGCTCGGCCACCAAGTTGACCGCCTCGCCGTCCAGGAAGAAGTTGGCAGCCGCCGTCAGGAGGAACCGCCGGCCGCCGACGGCTGCCAGGCGCCCGGCCAAAGCCCGCAAGGCGGCGCAGCAGCCGGCCGGCCGCCGCCGTGTCACGAAGCCCAAATTCGCGACGGGACGCGCCAGAGGACGAGGAGCCACCGCCGCCCGCGGCCACCTCAAGCAGCCCCGAGCCGCCGGCCGCACTGCCGCCCGCCTCTACCGCAACTACAAGAAGGCGGCCAAAGCAAAGACCAACAAGGCCCGCCGCCGGTGCTCGCCCGGCGCCAAGCCCAAGCGGCCGGTAGGCCGCCCGCCGAAAAACCCCGCCCGCTACCGAGGAAACTACGCCTGTCGTTAA